CGGCATCGCGGCGTTGCAGGATTTCTCGCTGAAGCTGCGCGCCGCCCAGCCCGCCTGACCCTAAGGCGGGCACGCAGGATGACGCCCGCCTTGGCGGGCTTCATCGTCTTCAGCCGATGTCGGCCACGTGGATGCCGAATCGCCCCGCGCGGCGGTCTTCGAAGTACAGCTCCAGCGTGCGCCTCACGGTGCGGAAGGCCAGTTCGTCCCAGGGCACCTCGTCTTCGCGGAACAGGCGTGCCTCCAGCGTCTCGGGTCCGGGCGCGAGGTGCTCACTCAGCATGCGCGCGCGGTAGAACAGGTGCACCTGGCCCACGCGCACCACGTTCAGCAGAGTGAACAGGCCTTCGAGCTCCACCTGCGCGCCGGCCTCCTCGTCGGTTTCGCGCAGCGCGCCGTCGGCCACCGTCTCGCCCAGCTCCATGAAGCCGGCCGGCAGCGTCCAGAAGCCGTGGCGCGGCTCGATGGCACGGCGGCACAGCAGCACGCGTTCGCCCCATACCGGCACGGTGCCGACGACGTTCAGCGGGTTCTCGTAGTGGATCTCGCCGCAGACCGTGCAGACGGCACGCTCGCGGTTGTCGTCGGCCGGCACGCGGTACTCGGTGCGGCCGCCGCAGACCCGGCAATGCTGGATGCGGCGGGTCGGCAGGAGCATGCGATCGAGTGTAGCGGCGGCCGGTGGCATCATCACCTGCCGTCCCCAACCAGACCCCACCTGCCATGAGCTTCGTCGTCACGCCTCCCGCCCCTGTTGCCGTGCCCGTGGTGGGCGGTGGTGAGTTCCCGGTGCGCCGCGTCTACTGTGTCGGTCGCAACTACGCCGAGCACGCGCAGGAGATGGGCTACACCGGCCGAGAACCGCCGTTCTTCTTCCTGAAGCCTGCTGACACGATGGTGGTCGTGGCCGAAGGCGAGACGGGCGCCATCGACTACCCGACGCTGACGAGCAACCTCCACCACGAGATCGAGCTCGTTGTGGCCATCGGGACCGGTGGCCGCGGCATCAAGGCCGCGGACGCCCAGGCCCATGTCTACGGCTACGCCGTGGGCCTGGACATGACGCGGAGGGACTTGCAGAGCGAGATGAAGAAGCAGGGCCGCCCCTGGGAGATCGGCAAGGCCTTCGACCAGAGCGCGCCCATCGGCCCCATCGTGCCGGCCTCGAAGGCCGGTGCGTTGAACAGCGGTGCCATCACGCTGCACGTCAACGGCCAACTGCGCCAGGGCAGCGACGTCAAGGAGCTGATCTGGAACGTTGTCGAGATCATCGAGCACCTGAGTGCGGCCTGGGAACTGCAGCCCGGCGACCTCATCTACACCGGCACGCCGGCTGGCGTGGCCGCTGTGGTGAAGGGCGACGTGATGGAAGGCCGCGTCGCCGGCCTGCCGCTGCTGAGCGTGGCCGTGCGCTGAAGCCACGGAGGGCGCCGCGATGGATCTGTTCAACTACTACCGCTCGTCGGCCTCGTACCGCGTGCGCATCGCGCTGGCGCTGAAGGGCCTGGAGTACGACTACCGCCCCGTGCACCTGGCGAAGAACGAGCAGTTGACCGAGTCGTACGCCGCGGTGTCGGCGGCGCGTCTCGTGCCGCTGCTGCGCGACGGCGAGCATTCGTTGACGCAGTCGCTGGCGATCATCGAGTACCTCGACGAGACGCACCCCACGCCACCCCTGCTGCCCGGCACGCCGGCCGAACGGGCCCGCGTGCGCGCGCTGGCGATGGACATCGCCTGCGAGATCCACCCGCTGAACAACCTGCGCGTGCTGCGTTACCTGGTGCGCGACCTCAAGGTGGCCGAGGACGACAAGAATCGCTGGTACCGCCATTGGGTCGAAACCGGGCTGGAGGTGGTGGAACGCCAGCTTGTGGCGCGGCCGTCCGCCTACTGCCACGGTGACGCACCGACGCTGGCCGACTGCTGCCTGGTGCCGCAGATCTTCAACGCGCGGCGCTTCGACTGCCGGCTCGACCACGTGCCGAACGTGGTGCGCGTGTTCGAGGCCTGCATGGCCCTGCCGGCGTTCGAGGCCACGCGGCCCGAGAATTGCCCGGATGCCGAGTGACGCGGCCAACGCCGCCGTGCCGCTGATCGAGCCCGCCTGGCCAGGCGGCGCGCCGGCCGGCGTGGGTGCGGCGATGAGCACGCGGCACGGTGGCGTCAGCACCGCACCCTGGCACTCGCTGAACCTGGGCGTGGCCGTGGGCGACGAGGCCGCGGCGGTGGCCCGAAATCGCGCACGCTGGGTGGAGGCGCTGGGCGCACGGCCGGTGTGGCTGCGACAGGTGCACGGCGTGCAGGTGCTGCGGCTCGACGCCACCACGCCCGACCACCCGGCCGAGCCCGCCGACGCCGCCTGGACCACCGAGCCCGGCATCGCCTGCACGGTGCAGGTGGCCGACTGCCTGCCGGTGCTGCTGGCCACGCGCGATGGCTGCGCGGTGGGCGCCGCCCATGCCGGTTGGCGCGGTCTGGCAGCGGGCGTGCTCGAAGCCACCGTGGCGGCCCTGCAGGCCGGCGCGGCGGTGCCCGCTGCGGAACTTCGGGCCTGGCTGGGGCCGTGCATCGGGCCGCGGGTCTTCGAGGTGGGGCCGGAGGTGCTGCAAGGCTTCGGGCGCGCGCCGCTGACCGCGGATCAGCCGGGTTTTCGATGGTCGCCCCGGGCGGATGGCAGCCCCCGCTGGCACGCCGACCTGCCGGCGCTGGCGCGCGAGCGCCTGGCCGCGGTGGGTGTCACGGCCGTGGCCGTGCACGGCGGCTGCACGGTGGCTGGCGGCTCAGACTTCTTTTCGTTCCGACGCGACGGTGTCACCGGCCGCCTGGCCGCCGCCGTGTGGCGCCGCCGTGCGTGAAGCGTCGGCCGTGGCCTCCGCGGCCTCGGCCGCCAGCCGTGCGCGGCGCCGCGCTGGCGTGCCCATGATGTACATCACCACCAGCAGGGGCAGCACGCCGTAAAACACGAAGGTAATCACCGCCCCCAGCACACTGCCTTGGCTGGACAAGGCCTCGGCCACGGCCATCATCAGCACCACGTACAGCCAGCCGATCGCCACCAGGTACATGCCACGGCCCCAGCCCGTTGAAGTGGAAGAAATTCTGTCATGCCATCGTCAGCCCTTCCTCGTACAAACCCGAGGCGCCGCCGCCCGAGCACGGCCACCGGAGACCCCCCTGTGAACCGAAAGTCCCGCGCGGCCGCAGCCGCTGCCGAACCGGCCGCCGCCCCGGCGGCATCCTCACCACCGC
This is a stretch of genomic DNA from Ideonella sp. WA131b. It encodes these proteins:
- a CDS encoding NUDIX hydrolase, producing the protein MLLPTRRIQHCRVCGGRTEYRVPADDNRERAVCTVCGEIHYENPLNVVGTVPVWGERVLLCRRAIEPRHGFWTLPAGFMELGETVADGALRETDEEAGAQVELEGLFTLLNVVRVGQVHLFYRARMLSEHLAPGPETLEARLFREDEVPWDELAFRTVRRTLELYFEDRRAGRFGIHVADIG
- a CDS encoding fumarylacetoacetate hydrolase family protein, with amino-acid sequence MSFVVTPPAPVAVPVVGGGEFPVRRVYCVGRNYAEHAQEMGYTGREPPFFFLKPADTMVVVAEGETGAIDYPTLTSNLHHEIELVVAIGTGGRGIKAADAQAHVYGYAVGLDMTRRDLQSEMKKQGRPWEIGKAFDQSAPIGPIVPASKAGALNSGAITLHVNGQLRQGSDVKELIWNVVEIIEHLSAAWELQPGDLIYTGTPAGVAAVVKGDVMEGRVAGLPLLSVAVR
- the maiA gene encoding maleylacetoacetate isomerase — protein: MDLFNYYRSSASYRVRIALALKGLEYDYRPVHLAKNEQLTESYAAVSAARLVPLLRDGEHSLTQSLAIIEYLDETHPTPPLLPGTPAERARVRALAMDIACEIHPLNNLRVLRYLVRDLKVAEDDKNRWYRHWVETGLEVVERQLVARPSAYCHGDAPTLADCCLVPQIFNARRFDCRLDHVPNVVRVFEACMALPAFEATRPENCPDAE
- the pgeF gene encoding peptidoglycan editing factor PgeF; this translates as MSTRHGGVSTAPWHSLNLGVAVGDEAAAVARNRARWVEALGARPVWLRQVHGVQVLRLDATTPDHPAEPADAAWTTEPGIACTVQVADCLPVLLATRDGCAVGAAHAGWRGLAAGVLEATVAALQAGAAVPAAELRAWLGPCIGPRVFEVGPEVLQGFGRAPLTADQPGFRWSPRADGSPRWHADLPALARERLAAVGVTAVAVHGGCTVAGGSDFFSFRRDGVTGRLAAAVWRRRA